A single region of the Borrelia hermsii DAH genome encodes:
- a CDS encoding ABC transporter permease, protein MMRPNTKELTKIAYIIFTNSKNKKALIGSGISLSLVMIPLIIVYYMSNNIMNSTIDKYIENEGFSVQIEYNEIQKDTHLRSKLEKFKKEYQHDELKYFFERRTYGIIGNQKKQGVLIRAVEDKFIDENKHIKLIDGKKSFNKNEILISKQIRDRLNLNINESIYIVVPNNKHQKIFPRAKKFNISGIIETGLREVDKNLVLISLQDANIMSEEFSKSIIGISVKPNTKEKANNLKKNIAKEFQKYKIKTFYELYLNKYKNLDISKKLLIFIMAFIVIFASINISSSLCMLILENKKKIAIFKSIGMNNSSIKLIFILIALVLSSISCLIGIIIGNYITINIEHLINIIDIIINTILKIFGADNTELLNSDYYISEFNIKISTKFSLIILLSYTLISVATTLIPLNIISKLKEKEIL, encoded by the coding sequence ATGATGCGTCCAAATACTAAAGAACTCACAAAAATAGCATACATAATATTTACAAATTCAAAAAATAAAAAAGCCCTAATTGGTTCTGGAATATCTTTAAGTTTAGTCATGATTCCTTTAATTATTGTTTACTACATGTCAAACAACATCATGAATTCCACAATAGATAAATACATTGAAAATGAAGGATTCTCGGTACAAATCGAATATAATGAAATTCAAAAAGATACTCATCTTAGATCTAAACTAGAAAAATTTAAAAAAGAATATCAACATGATGAACTAAAATATTTTTTTGAAAGAAGAACCTATGGAATAATTGGAAATCAAAAAAAACAAGGGGTATTAATAAGGGCAGTAGAAGACAAATTTATTGATGAAAATAAACATATAAAATTAATAGATGGCAAGAAGAGCTTCAACAAAAACGAAATATTAATATCAAAACAAATAAGAGACAGACTTAATTTAAACATCAATGAATCTATTTATATAGTAGTACCAAATAATAAGCATCAAAAGATATTCCCTAGGGCAAAGAAATTCAATATATCTGGAATCATTGAAACGGGTTTAAGGGAAGTTGATAAAAACTTAGTTCTTATTTCATTACAAGACGCAAATATAATGTCGGAAGAATTTTCTAAAAGTATAATTGGAATCTCTGTCAAACCCAATACCAAAGAAAAAGCGAATAATTTAAAGAAAAACATTGCAAAAGAATTTCAAAAATATAAAATAAAAACATTCTATGAGCTTTATTTAAACAAATATAAAAACTTAGATATCAGCAAAAAACTCTTAATATTTATTATGGCATTTATTGTAATATTTGCAAGCATTAATATATCCTCATCTCTTTGCATGTTAATACTTGAGAATAAAAAGAAAATTGCAATATTTAAATCAATTGGAATGAATAATTCAAGTATTAAGCTAATATTTATATTAATAGCACTCGTTCTAAGCTCAATATCTTGCTTAATAGGCATAATCATTGGAAATTACATAACCATTAATATAGAACATTTAATTAATATAATAGACATTATTATTAATACAATTTTAAAAATATTTGGAGCTGATAATACAGAACTTTTAAACTCTGATTATTATATCTCTGAATTTAATATTAAAATAAGCACCAAATTTAGCTTAATTATTCTTTTATCCTACACACTAATTAGTGTCGCAACAACGCTTATTCCCCTAAATATTATTTCAAAGCTTAAAGAAAAAGAAATTTTATAG
- a CDS encoding cysteine desulfurase, translated as MDLKLAKDKNEKLKIIRKDFPILNKTINDKKIIYFDNAATSQKPQSVISSVVEYYANYNANVHRSGHGLAIQSSLKVEETRKIIKKFINAKSFKNIIFNSGTTDGTNTIANSLLFSKLLKENDEIITTTLEHNSNLLPWINIAKYLNLKIKLAKFNKMGIIQPDEIKNLITDKTKIITISGINNILGTIQDLETIGKIARDNKIILFIDAAQMAPHMNIDVEKINCDFLVFSGHKMLAPTGIGVLYISDKIIDKLNSSKLGGNAIENIFIENGEPNFKTLESPNKFESGTPNIAGIIGLGKAIEYINNISMDFIQEHDRELIEYCVAKLKEIDEVEFILNKDIKRKSIISFTVKNIHSHDVETYLDTMGIATRSGKTCAYLAFLSENIKKDHLLRISFYLYNTKKEIDIFISCLKKTIKEFY; from the coding sequence ATGGATCTTAAGCTCGCAAAAGACAAAAATGAAAAATTAAAAATCATAAGGAAAGATTTTCCTATTCTAAATAAAACTATAAATGATAAAAAAATCATTTATTTTGATAATGCCGCAACTTCTCAAAAACCACAAAGCGTGATTTCATCTGTAGTTGAATACTACGCAAACTATAATGCGAATGTTCACAGAAGCGGGCATGGACTTGCAATACAATCCAGCCTAAAAGTAGAAGAAACAAGAAAAATTATCAAAAAATTTATCAATGCAAAGTCTTTTAAAAACATAATATTTAATTCTGGAACTACAGATGGAACAAATACAATAGCAAATTCATTGCTCTTTTCAAAACTTTTAAAAGAAAATGATGAAATCATTACAACAACACTTGAACATAATAGTAATTTGCTTCCTTGGATCAATATTGCTAAATATTTAAACTTAAAAATCAAACTTGCCAAATTTAATAAAATGGGAATCATTCAACCTGATGAAATAAAAAACTTAATTACAGATAAAACAAAAATTATTACTATATCTGGCATAAATAACATATTAGGAACTATACAGGATTTAGAAACGATTGGAAAGATTGCTAGAGATAACAAAATTATTCTGTTCATTGATGCAGCTCAAATGGCACCACACATGAATATAGATGTAGAGAAAATAAACTGTGACTTTTTAGTATTCTCGGGACACAAAATGCTTGCTCCAACAGGAATTGGGGTTCTATACATATCAGATAAAATTATAGATAAACTCAACAGTTCTAAACTAGGAGGCAATGCCATAGAAAATATTTTCATAGAAAATGGAGAGCCTAACTTTAAAACTCTTGAATCTCCAAATAAATTTGAATCAGGTACACCAAACATTGCAGGAATTATTGGTCTTGGCAAAGCAATAGAATATATTAATAATATATCAATGGACTTTATTCAAGAACATGATAGAGAACTGATTGAATATTGTGTTGCAAAATTAAAAGAAATTGATGAAGTTGAATTTATTTTAAATAAAGATATCAAACGAAAATCAATAATATCATTTACAGTAAAAAATATCCACTCACATGATGTTGAGACATATCTTGATACGATGGGCATTGCAACTAGATCTGGAAAAACCTGTGCTTACCTTGCATTTCTCTCAGAAAATATTAAAAAAGACCATCTACTAAGAATAAGCTTTTACTTATATAATACAAAAAAAGAAATTGATATCTTCATATCCTGCCTAAAGAAAACAATAAAAGAATTTTATTAA
- a CDS encoding iron-sulfur cluster assembly scaffold protein: MFSEETKKELIRLSKIRKYYFQTDKNQNSVYHQSKCGDQIIFQINENNEKIKLKYNAYGCVILLSSAYILTKLCDNKPRNTILEIITKTINRNFENLEEIDKSLKNFENFLYTNRKDCFMLPYKALKEILNTTK, encoded by the coding sequence ATGTTTTCAGAAGAAACAAAAAAGGAACTAATAAGACTTAGTAAAATAAGAAAGTATTATTTTCAAACAGACAAAAATCAAAATTCAGTATATCACCAATCTAAGTGCGGTGACCAAATAATCTTTCAAATCAATGAAAACAACGAAAAAATTAAATTAAAATACAACGCATATGGATGCGTAATTCTTCTCTCAAGTGCTTATATCTTAACCAAGCTATGTGATAATAAACCTAGAAACACAATACTAGAAATCATAACAAAAACAATCAATAGAAATTTTGAAAACTTAGAAGAAATTGATAAAAGTCTTAAAAATTTTGAAAACTTTTTATATACAAATAGAAAAGATTGTTTCATGCTACCATACAAAGCTCTAAAAGAGATCTTAAATACAACTAAATAA
- a CDS encoding YifB family Mg chelatase-like AAA ATPase produces the protein MKIYSHSSIGYEGELIEVEVDIRKGIPGIDIVGLAGSEIKESRERVKSAIKNSEFTFPKDRILINLAPAGIKKIGTAIDLSIAISIITTKDNQNNNLEILILGELQLDGQIRAIKGILPAISLAKERGIKCIIIPFDNLAEALLIENLNIWGVKTLKEALEIIGHLNHNIFPSKPTINFKIEENEEKFEYDFKNIKGQHRIKRALEIAVAGGHNIMIFGPPGSGKTLSIKCVRSILPPLTDKEIIETNRIWSVAGKLIDTKIISQRPFRQPHQTASKEGIIGGGSNALPGEVSLAHNGILFLDEALEFQKSILQSLREPIEDKMISIVRASSKSFKYPANFQLMLATNPCPCGNLGKNDTECFCSQQEVSNYWKKLGAAMLDRIDIRVPVKPVDNAKLFQEDNESSSEIRKRIIKARNIQSKRYGNFENIHKNSDLKPEHIATFCELDKILQDEMIYILNKLNISSRATHSILKLSRTIADLKEDDHISREALLEAIEHRKHGGKLLEE, from the coding sequence ATGAAAATATACTCTCACTCATCAATAGGATATGAAGGGGAATTAATTGAAGTTGAAGTAGATATTAGAAAAGGAATACCAGGAATTGATATTGTTGGACTAGCTGGAAGTGAAATCAAAGAATCAAGAGAAAGGGTAAAATCGGCTATTAAAAATTCAGAATTTACTTTTCCAAAAGACAGGATATTAATAAATCTTGCACCAGCTGGCATCAAAAAGATTGGAACAGCAATTGATCTCTCAATCGCAATAAGTATTATTACTACAAAAGATAACCAAAACAATAACTTAGAAATTTTGATATTAGGAGAATTACAATTAGACGGACAAATAAGAGCAATTAAAGGAATATTACCTGCTATTTCACTTGCAAAGGAAAGGGGCATTAAATGCATAATCATACCTTTTGACAACTTAGCAGAAGCTCTTCTAATAGAAAATCTAAACATTTGGGGAGTTAAAACTTTAAAAGAAGCTCTAGAAATAATAGGACATCTTAATCATAATATATTTCCATCAAAACCCACAATTAACTTTAAAATAGAAGAGAATGAAGAAAAATTTGAATATGATTTCAAAAATATCAAAGGACAACATAGAATCAAAAGAGCACTTGAAATCGCAGTTGCTGGAGGTCATAACATTATGATATTTGGTCCTCCTGGAAGTGGAAAAACTCTCAGCATTAAATGCGTACGGTCAATCTTACCCCCACTTACAGATAAAGAAATCATTGAAACAAACAGAATTTGGTCAGTCGCAGGTAAATTAATAGATACAAAAATAATAAGCCAAAGACCATTTAGACAACCTCATCAAACTGCAAGCAAAGAAGGAATCATTGGTGGTGGCTCTAATGCACTCCCTGGAGAAGTATCACTTGCCCATAATGGTATTTTATTCTTAGATGAAGCTTTAGAATTTCAAAAATCAATATTACAATCACTTCGAGAACCAATAGAAGATAAGATGATCTCAATAGTAAGAGCAAGTTCAAAATCATTCAAATATCCTGCAAATTTTCAGCTAATGCTTGCTACAAATCCCTGTCCCTGTGGCAACCTTGGAAAAAACGACACAGAATGTTTTTGTTCGCAACAAGAAGTTTCAAACTACTGGAAAAAACTCGGAGCAGCAATGCTTGATAGAATTGATATTAGGGTACCAGTTAAACCAGTAGACAATGCAAAATTATTTCAAGAAGATAATGAAAGCTCAAGCGAAATAAGAAAGAGAATAATAAAGGCAAGGAATATACAGAGTAAAAGATATGGAAATTTTGAAAATATTCACAAGAATTCTGATCTTAAACCAGAACATATTGCAACATTTTGTGAATTAGACAAAATACTACAAGATGAAATGATTTATATATTAAATAAACTTAACATATCATCAAGAGCAACTCATTCAATCTTAAAGCTATCAAGAACAATTGCGGATTTAAAAGAAGACGACCATATTTCAAGAGAAGCATTACTAGAAGCGATTGAACATAGAAAACATGGAGGAAAATTACTAGAAGAATAA
- a CDS encoding L-lactate dehydrogenase, with amino-acid sequence MLKRNKVVLVGAGGVGSSFAYALTIDNSLVHELVIIDVAQDKAKGEVMDLNHGQMFLEKNIKIAFGNYDDCSDADIVVITAGLNQKPGETRLDLVGKNTKIFKEIVTGVVSSGFNGIFVIASNPVDIMTYVTMKYSNFPTHKVIGTGTTLDTSRLRYFLAERFNVNTQNIHSYIMGEHGDSSFATWDETKIAMKSLSEYIAEGTIREVELDEIHKKVVNAAYEVIKLKGATYYAIGLGIKKIVNAIISDQNLILPISSYINGQYGNFIKDIYIGAPAVVCKEGVKEVLDFKISDRELEKFKISANQLKSYIDKIEF; translated from the coding sequence ATGCTTAAACGTAATAAGGTTGTTCTTGTTGGAGCTGGTGGTGTTGGCTCAAGCTTTGCCTATGCTTTGACAATAGATAACTCACTTGTTCATGAACTTGTAATTATTGATGTAGCTCAAGACAAGGCTAAGGGTGAAGTCATGGATTTAAACCATGGTCAGATGTTCTTAGAAAAAAATATTAAAATAGCATTTGGCAATTATGATGATTGTTCTGATGCAGATATTGTTGTAATTACTGCTGGCCTTAATCAAAAGCCAGGTGAGACAAGACTTGATTTGGTTGGTAAGAATACTAAAATCTTTAAAGAAATTGTAACAGGCGTTGTTTCAAGTGGATTTAATGGTATTTTTGTAATAGCAAGTAATCCTGTTGATATTATGACTTATGTAACAATGAAATATTCCAATTTTCCAACTCATAAGGTTATTGGGACAGGAACAACACTTGATACCTCAAGACTTAGATATTTTTTAGCTGAGCGTTTTAATGTTAATACTCAAAATATACATTCATATATTATGGGTGAGCATGGAGATAGTTCTTTTGCTACTTGGGATGAAACTAAAATAGCTATGAAGTCTTTATCAGAATACATTGCTGAAGGGACAATAAGGGAAGTGGAGCTTGATGAGATTCATAAAAAGGTTGTTAATGCTGCTTATGAGGTAATTAAACTTAAAGGTGCGACTTATTATGCTATTGGACTTGGGATTAAAAAAATTGTCAATGCAATAATTAGTGACCAAAACCTTATTTTGCCAATCTCTTCATATATTAATGGACAATATGGTAATTTTATTAAGGATATTTATATTGGAGCACCTGCTGTGGTTTGCAAAGAAGGTGTAAAAGAGGTCCTTGATTTTAAAATAAGTGACAGGGAACTTGAAAAATTTAAAATTTCTGCTAATCAACTGAAAAGTTATATTGATAAAATAGAATTTTAA
- the lepA gene encoding translation elongation factor 4 yields MSSYKKNFCIIAHIDHGKSTLADRFIQKAKIISDREFKSQILDSMDIERERGITIKSQAVTIDYKCSDGNIYELNFVDTPGHVDFSYEVSRAISSCEGALLLVDASQGIEAQTVSNFYMAFEHNLEIIPVINKIDLPSANIDFVKEQIEHDLGLDSNIAVPISAKNGIGIDELLEAICKYVPSPKGSVKGPLKALIFDSHYDSYRGVIVHFRVFEGQIKTGDKIKLIHADREYLVEEIGIFKIILEKKDILEAGDVGYFIAGIKNISDVKIGDTVTLVDDPASVPLEGFKEVKPVVFSSVYPVDANQYDDLLKAMDRLKLNDASLTFEKDASAALGHGFKCGFLGLLHLEVIQERIEREFDLNVILTSPSVRYKIIPKKGNPYFIESPEQFPGNENIEVALEPYIRANIIVPAEFLGNVMSVCLLKRGVQENLIYLDTKRVEVIYKMPLAEILFDFYDKIKSVSRGYASFDYALLGYEETALVKLDILVNGDRVDALSQLVFRDGARSKALNICKKLKDEIARQQFKIAIQGSIGSNIIARETISPVRKDVTAKCYGGDITRKRKLLEKQKEGKKRLKMIGNIEIPQSAFLAVLKSDDN; encoded by the coding sequence ATTAGTTCTTATAAAAAAAATTTTTGTATTATTGCACATATTGATCATGGTAAATCAACTCTAGCAGATAGATTTATACAAAAAGCTAAGATAATATCAGATCGTGAATTTAAAAGTCAAATTCTTGATAGTATGGATATTGAAAGAGAGAGGGGAATTACAATTAAGAGTCAAGCGGTTACTATTGATTATAAGTGTAGTGATGGCAATATTTATGAACTTAATTTTGTAGATACCCCGGGGCATGTTGATTTTTCTTATGAGGTTTCAAGGGCAATCTCATCTTGCGAGGGGGCACTTTTACTTGTTGATGCAAGCCAAGGAATAGAGGCTCAAACTGTTTCAAACTTTTATATGGCATTTGAACATAATCTTGAAATTATTCCTGTTATTAATAAAATAGATCTACCAAGTGCGAATATTGATTTTGTAAAAGAGCAAATAGAGCATGATTTAGGATTAGATTCAAATATTGCTGTTCCCATATCTGCTAAAAATGGAATAGGAATTGATGAGTTACTTGAGGCTATTTGTAAATATGTTCCATCTCCCAAGGGGAGTGTTAAGGGTCCATTAAAGGCTTTAATTTTTGATTCGCATTATGATTCTTATCGTGGTGTTATTGTTCATTTTAGAGTTTTTGAAGGACAAATCAAAACTGGCGATAAGATTAAATTGATTCATGCAGATAGGGAATATTTAGTAGAAGAGATTGGGATTTTTAAAATAATTCTTGAAAAAAAAGATATTTTAGAAGCGGGTGATGTTGGTTATTTTATTGCGGGAATAAAAAATATATCAGATGTTAAGATTGGAGACACTGTAACTCTTGTTGATGATCCAGCAAGTGTGCCTCTTGAAGGATTTAAGGAAGTTAAACCCGTAGTGTTTTCTTCTGTTTATCCAGTTGATGCTAATCAGTATGATGATCTTTTAAAGGCAATGGATAGACTTAAACTGAATGATGCATCTCTTACTTTTGAAAAAGACGCCTCGGCTGCTCTTGGACATGGATTTAAATGTGGATTTTTGGGACTTTTACATTTAGAGGTAATTCAAGAGAGAATTGAACGTGAATTCGATCTTAATGTGATATTAACATCACCATCAGTGCGTTATAAAATTATTCCTAAAAAGGGAAATCCTTATTTCATTGAAAGTCCTGAACAATTTCCTGGAAATGAAAACATTGAAGTTGCTCTTGAACCTTATATTAGAGCTAATATTATTGTTCCCGCTGAATTTTTGGGGAATGTTATGAGTGTTTGTTTACTTAAAAGAGGCGTTCAAGAAAATTTGATTTATCTTGACACAAAGCGTGTTGAAGTTATTTATAAGATGCCACTTGCTGAGATACTTTTTGATTTTTACGATAAGATTAAATCTGTAAGCCGTGGATACGCTTCTTTTGATTATGCATTATTAGGATATGAGGAAACAGCTTTAGTTAAGCTGGATATTTTAGTTAATGGGGATAGAGTTGATGCGTTGTCTCAGTTAGTTTTTAGAGATGGTGCAAGATCAAAGGCTTTAAATATTTGTAAAAAATTAAAGGATGAGATTGCAAGACAACAATTTAAAATAGCAATTCAAGGTTCTATTGGTTCAAACATTATTGCGCGTGAGACAATTTCACCTGTTAGAAAGGATGTTACTGCTAAATGTTATGGAGGCGATATTACTCGTAAAAGGAAGCTTTTAGAGAAGCAAAAGGAAGGGAAGAAGCGACTTAAGATGATAGGGAATATTGAAATACCGCAAAGTGCATTTCTTGCTGTTCTTAAATCAGATGATAATTAA
- a CDS encoding ATP synthase subunit K (produces ATP from ADP in the presence of a proton gradient across the membrane; the K subunit is a nonenzymatic component which binds the dimeric form by interacting with the G and E subunits), giving the protein MDIGLIGVNSALTIAAIGSALGMGAAGSAAIGAWKRCYMQGKPAPFLLIVFVSAPLTQIIYGYILMNTLAGIMTQTDPWLLFGAGFGGGLAISISAFAQGRTAAGACDAFAETGKGFATNLLVLGLIESVALFVMVFLMIFKFV; this is encoded by the coding sequence ATGGATATAGGTTTAATAGGAGTTAATTCGGCTTTAACAATAGCTGCAATAGGTTCAGCTTTGGGCATGGGAGCTGCTGGGAGTGCTGCTATTGGGGCATGGAAGAGATGTTATATGCAAGGTAAGCCAGCTCCTTTCTTATTAATTGTTTTTGTTTCAGCACCCCTGACACAAATAATATATGGTTATATATTAATGAATACTTTGGCAGGGATAATGACGCAGACAGATCCTTGGTTGTTGTTTGGAGCTGGATTTGGTGGTGGTCTTGCAATTTCTATTTCTGCTTTTGCACAAGGTAGAACTGCTGCAGGGGCTTGTGATGCTTTTGCTGAGACTGGGAAGGGATTTGCAACAAATCTTTTGGTTTTAGGTCTCATAGAATCTGTTGCCCTTTTTGTGATGGTATTCTTGATGATATTTAAATTTGTTTAA
- a CDS encoding V-type ATP synthase subunit I, translated as MIVKMNKVLILTLLKYKRESLEILRELGVVHINFCNKVSESLERVVEERGILRQALSLLGDDSEVKILSSSNENFLDVARSIVSLGSEIKDLKDMQQSLLHKRDIISCWGYFPLELINKLRESNIYVQFFKSGIGEYKKLLASSETKVTLINNYKGTAYFVAINDSKQIVDTAEEYEFEFDLDFIENKLKVIGEILNQKLTQLSILNKYGDVLRDKIKEYDQIVEFEQVMTDMDVERDNFVYITGFVPEDKQEDIKNATLNGEFVVQFAEPDADDVVPTYIKRRGIAKLAKPIFNVLDTIPGYKERDVSCIFMLFFFVFFGMIIGDAAYGVIFLLIGILFSLSNIIKGKPLTSIHALIFYLSTSAIIYGSMTGTWFGSSTFFLDLFPILKSLKLEYLTGRSGMQNIMFICFTIGVLQISLAHMWNFIQKVKEKPYIHSIAQIGWLIVIPGLYYLALNLILGRDRFPMHSIVLNMIYVGVMLVFIFEKQDGSNFFICVLKSFGGIIEQFLATVSGFADIISYIRLFAVGLAGLAISDSFNSMSASLLKSSNIGLIISGIIVILFGHILNITLSLLSVVVHGVRLNMLEFSNHLGQEWNGYSYRPFRKIKD; from the coding sequence ATGATTGTAAAAATGAACAAAGTTTTGATTTTAACTTTATTGAAATATAAAAGAGAATCACTCGAGATTTTAAGAGAATTGGGAGTTGTTCATATTAATTTTTGCAATAAAGTCTCAGAATCTTTAGAAAGAGTCGTTGAGGAGAGAGGAATTTTAAGGCAAGCTTTATCTTTGCTTGGAGATGACTCTGAAGTAAAAATCTTAAGCTCTTCAAATGAAAATTTTTTAGATGTTGCAAGGAGTATAGTTAGTTTAGGTTCTGAGATTAAAGATTTAAAGGATATGCAGCAGTCATTGCTTCATAAGAGAGATATTATATCTTGTTGGGGATATTTCCCTCTTGAGTTAATCAATAAATTGAGAGAAAGTAATATTTATGTGCAATTTTTTAAGTCTGGGATTGGTGAATATAAAAAATTGTTGGCATCCTCTGAAACTAAAGTTACTCTTATTAATAATTATAAAGGCACGGCTTATTTTGTGGCTATTAATGATTCTAAGCAGATAGTAGATACAGCTGAGGAATATGAGTTTGAGTTTGATCTTGATTTTATCGAGAATAAGTTAAAAGTTATTGGTGAAATTTTGAATCAAAAATTAACTCAATTATCGATTTTAAATAAATATGGAGATGTTTTAAGAGATAAAATAAAAGAATATGATCAAATTGTTGAATTTGAGCAAGTTATGACTGACATGGATGTGGAGCGTGATAACTTTGTATATATTACAGGATTTGTTCCGGAAGATAAGCAGGAAGATATTAAAAATGCGACTCTTAATGGTGAGTTTGTGGTACAATTTGCAGAGCCAGATGCTGATGATGTTGTTCCCACTTATATAAAGAGAAGGGGAATTGCTAAGCTTGCCAAGCCTATTTTTAATGTTTTAGATACAATTCCTGGGTATAAAGAGAGAGATGTTAGTTGTATTTTTATGTTATTTTTCTTTGTGTTTTTTGGAATGATAATCGGTGATGCGGCTTATGGAGTAATATTTTTACTAATAGGTATTCTTTTTAGTTTAAGCAATATTATAAAAGGTAAACCTTTAACATCTATTCATGCTTTAATATTTTATCTAAGTACGTCAGCAATAATATATGGTTCGATGACTGGTACTTGGTTTGGGAGTAGTACTTTTTTTCTTGACTTATTTCCTATTTTAAAATCTTTGAAGCTTGAGTATCTAACGGGAAGGAGTGGTATGCAAAATATTATGTTTATATGTTTCACAATAGGTGTTTTGCAAATATCATTAGCTCACATGTGGAATTTTATTCAAAAAGTGAAGGAAAAACCATACATACATTCAATTGCTCAAATTGGTTGGCTTATTGTGATCCCTGGGCTTTATTATCTTGCTCTCAATTTAATACTTGGTAGGGATAGATTCCCTATGCACAGCATTGTTCTTAATATGATATATGTTGGGGTTATGCTTGTCTTTATTTTTGAGAAGCAGGATGGTTCGAATTTCTTTATATGCGTATTAAAGAGTTTTGGTGGAATAATAGAACAGTTTTTAGCTACTGTTTCAGGATTTGCAGACATAATATCTTATATTAGACTTTTTGCTGTTGGACTTGCAGGACTTGCAATTTCTGATAGTTTTAATAGTATGTCAGCGTCTCTATTAAAATCATCTAATATTGGTCTTATAATAAGTGGCATTATTGTGATACTGTTTGGACATATTCTAAATATAACGTTATCTTTATTATCTGTTGTTGTTCATGGAGTAAGACTTAATATGCTTGAATTTTCAAACCATTTGGGTCAAGAATGGAATGGATATTCTTATAGGCCTTTTAGAAAAATTAAAGATTAG